One Clavelina lepadiformis chromosome 1, kaClaLepa1.1, whole genome shotgun sequence genomic region harbors:
- the LOC143449984 gene encoding fibronectin-like isoform X2, whose protein sequence is MRIYATVVCMLACLCINCATGVNVPGPPTLSHSVTDPTTMIKVDWVRRNNVVELYQVSWWPSDDSTNLNSKNIYPTSGGVSFNYVIDGLTPGQSYYVQVAVKTSAGLRFSVKVMLQTFSVIAPPTLTSSVSDPTTMKRVDWQKQLDIVDVYVMSWWVNGQTPQSYEVTNIKGQTSYSYIIEGLTPGESYLVKVEERSSIASGLSVLAKLRTNPPTPTNVELLQPTDGDKSTRLNVTWKMPSSTFHVASYNITLSLSAHQSISFTFYAGGNTPTQYLFENLTPMTNYVAIVQAVSPSEGVPETLSQVSSPSNERITAPLLPPTNLRLSDSVSDPTTMIRVEWDKPQDIDDVDGYKISWFHATNESFISQHNVSDDVRSYTITNLSPGYNYSVDVEAVYKAGLASTIDTWRTTPSKATNLSLVQARHNKTNQLHLKWVEPDGKVDGYEVKAYQGTSYTLHSTSTTTTTIIIGLVPGAAYTATVTAISDGVHGAESARSNPARTDPPTPTNVELLQPTDGDKSTRLNVTWKMPSSTFHVASYNITLSLSAHRSISFTFNASENSPTQYLVENLTPMTSYVATVQAVSPSEGTPETQSEVSSPSNEKNTAPLLPPTNLRLSDSVSDPTTMIRVEWDKPQDIDDVDGYKISWFYAFNESFISQHNVSDGVRSYNITDLSPGYNYSVDVEAVYKAGLASTIDTWRTTPSKETNLSLIQAINHKTNQLHLTWVEPEGKVDEYEVKVYQGTSYTLQSTSTTTTTIIIGLVPGAAYTATVTAISDGVHGAESDKSNPARTDPPTPTNVELLQPTDGDKSTRLNVTWKMPSSTFHVATYKIVLTSRIESNTYDVNESSFQSYLVENLTPGLTYTITVQAVSSSDVIFETFSNISLKSNAKTINPFQPSYNVSLLSNSLHITWIKPKGNIDGYILEVFGLKPIKLNSNATSYKVEGLYSSTEYSVGLYSFVNALDGELIKSDASFKTYSTLDPESLPTSFSNELSGVIPAILGVIEKVPHCH, encoded by the exons ATGAGAATTTATGCCACAGTAGTTTGCATGCTGGCATGTTTGTGTATAAATTGTGCAACTGGTGTAAATG TTCCTGGTCCACCCACATTAAGCCACTCAGTTACAGATCCCACCACAATGATAAAGGTTGATTGGGTGAGGAGGAATAATGTGGTTGAACTGTATCAAGTGAGCTGGTGGCCAAGTGATGATTCTACAAACCTTAATTCCAAGAACATCTATCCCACTTCAGGAGGAGTTTCATTCAACTATGTCATTGATGGTTTGACTCCAGGACAAAGTTATTATGTGCAAGTTGCTGTGAAAACCTCAGCTGGTTTGAGATTTTCTGTTAAAGTGATGTTGCAAACAT TTTCAGTCATCGCTCCACCAACCTTAACTTCATCAGTGTCAGATCCGACAACAATGAAGAGAGTGGATTGGCAGAAACAACTTGATATTGTTGATGTTTATGTAATGAGTTGGTGGGTTAATGGACAGACTCCTCAATCCTATGAGGTCACAAACATAAAAGGACAAACCTCATATAGTTACATCATTGAGGGTTTAACTCCAGGAGAGAGTTATCTCGTTAAAGTGGAAGAAAGAAGTTCAATTGCTTCTGGATTGTCTGTTTTAGCAAAACTAAGAACAA ATCCACCAACACCTACCAATGTGGAACTCTTGCAACCAACTGATGGTGATAAATCAACTCGACTTAATGTTACTTGGAAAATGCCCAGCTCTACATTTCATGTTGCTTCATATAATATTACCTTATCGTTGTCTGCTCATCAAAGTATATCTTTTACATTTTATGCCGGTGGAAATACTCCAACCCagtatttgtttgaaaatcttACTCCTATGACAAATTATGTGGCAATTGTACAAGCTGTCAGTCCTTCAGAAGGAGTTCCTGAAACACTAAGTCAAGTTTCATCGCCATCAAATGAAAGAATCACAG CTCCTCTTCTTCCTCCAACTAACTTGAGATTGAGTGATTCGGTGTCAGATCCCACAACAATGATCAGAGTTGAATGGGACAAACCACAAGATATAGATGATGTCGATGGATATAAAATATCTTGGTTCCATGCCACTaatgaaagttttatttcacaaCATAATGTGAGCGATGATGTTCGATCTTACACCATCACTAATTTGAGTCCTGGATATAATTACTCAGTTGATGTTGAAGCTGTTTACAAAGCAGGACTTGCCTCAACCATTGATACTTGGAGGACAA CTCCAAGTAAGGCAACAAATTTGAGTCTCGTTCAAGCAAgacataacaaaacaaatcaaCTTCATCTAAAATGGGTTGAACCTGATGGAAAAGTTGATGGATATGAAGTGAAAGCTTATCAAGGAACTTCTTATACCTTGCATAGCACAAGCACAACTACAACAACAATTATTATTGGACTTGTACCAGGAGCTGCTTACACTGCAACAGTTACAGCTATAAGTGATGGAGTGCATGGTGCTGAGTCAGCCAGGTCTAATCCAGCAAGGACAG ATCCACCAACACCTACCAATGTAGAGCTCTTGCAACCAACTGATGGTGATAAATCAACTCGACTTAATGTTACTTGGAAAATGCCCAGCTCTACATTCCATGTTGCTTCATATAATATTACCTTATCATTGTCTGCTCATCGAAGTATATCTTTCACATTCAATGCCAGTGAAAATAGTCCAACTCAATATTTGGTTGAAAATCTTACTCCTATGACAAGTTATGTGGCAACTGTACAAGCTGTCAGTCCTTCAGAAGGAACTCCTGAAACACAGAGTGAAGTTTCATCGCcatcaaatgaaaaaaacacag CTCCTCTTCTTCCACCAACTAACTTGAGATTGAGTGATTCGGTGTCAGATCCCACAACAATGATCAGAGTTGAATGGGACAAACCACAAGATATAGATGATGTCGATGGATATAAAATATCTTGGTTCTATGCTTTTAATGAAAGTTTCATTTCACAACATAATGTGAGCGATGGTGTTCGATCTTACAACATCACTGATTTGAGTCCAGGATATAATTACTCAGTTGATGTTGAAGCTGTTTACAAAGCAGGGCTTGCCTCAACCATTGATACTTGGAGGACAA CTCCAAGTAAGGAAACGAATCTGAGTCTCATTCAAGCAataaatcacaaaacaaatcaaCTTCATCTAACATGGGTTGAACCTGAAGGAAAAGTTGATGAATATGAAGTGAAAGTCTATCAAGGAACTTCTTATACCTTGCAAAGCACAAGCACAACTACAACAACAATTATCATTGGACTTGTACCAGGAGCTGCTTACACTGCAACAGTTACAGCTATAAGTGATGGAGTGCATGGTGCTGAGTCCGACAAATCTAATCCAGCAAGGACAG ATCCACCAACACCTACCAATGTAGAACTCTTGCAACCAACTGATGGTGATAAATCAACTCGACTTAATGTTACTTGGAAAATGCCCAGCTCTACATTCCATGTTGCTACATATAAAATAGTTCTGACATCTCGCATCGAATCCAATACTTATGATGTGAATGAAAGCAGCTTTCAAAgttatttggtagaaaatcTTACACCTGGGTTAACTTACACGATCACTGTACAAGCTGTCAGCTCATCAGATGTTATCTTTGAAACATTCAGTAATATTTCGTTGAAGTCAAATGCTAAAACCATAA ATCCATTTCAACCATCATATAATGTGAGTTTGTTGTCAAATTCTTTGCACATCACATGGATAAAACCAAAAGGAAATATTGATGGATATATTTTGGAAGTGTTTGGtttaaaa CCCATCAAGCTCAATTCAAATGCAACATCTTACAAAGTGGAAGGTCTTTATTCCTCAACTGAGTACAGCGTAGGATTATATTCTTTTGTGAATGCTCTTGACGGAGAATTGATAAAAAGTGATGCTAGTTTTAAGACATACTCAACTTTAGACCCTG AATCACTTCCGACTTCTTTCTCCAACGAATTGAGTGGAGTCATTCCGGCGATCTTAG GTGTCATAGAAAAAGTGCCACACTGCCATTGA
- the LOC143449984 gene encoding fibronectin-like isoform X1 — translation MRIYATVVCMLACLCINCATGVNVPGPPTLSHSVTDPTTMIKVDWVRRNNVVELYQVSWWPSDDSTNLNSKNIYPTSGGVSFNYVIDGLTPGQSYYVQVAVKTSAGLRFSVKVMLQTFSVIAPPTLTSSVSDPTTMKRVDWQKQLDIVDVYVMSWWVNGQTPQSYEVTNIKGQTSYSYIIEGLTPGESYLVKVEERSSIASGLSVLAKLRTNPPTPTNVELLQPTDGDKSTRLNVTWKMPSSTFHVASYNITLSLSAHQSISFTFYAGGNTPTQYLFENLTPMTNYVAIVQAVSPSEGVPETLSQVSSPSNERITAPLLPPTNLRLSDSVSDPTTMIRVEWDKPQDIDDVDGYKISWFHATNESFISQHNVSDDVRSYTITNLSPGYNYSVDVEAVYKAGLASTIDTWRTTPSKATNLSLVQARHNKTNQLHLKWVEPDGKVDGYEVKAYQGTSYTLHSTSTTTTTIIIGLVPGAAYTATVTAISDGVHGAESARSNPARTDPPTPTNVELLQPTDGDKSTRLNVTWKMPSSTFHVASYNITLSLSAHRSISFTFNASENSPTQYLVENLTPMTSYVATVQAVSPSEGTPETQSEVSSPSNEKNTAPLLPPTNLRLSDSVSDPTTMIRVEWDKPQDIDDVDGYKISWFYAFNESFISQHNVSDGVRSYNITDLSPGYNYSVDVEAVYKAGLASTIDTWRTTPSKETNLSLIQAINHKTNQLHLTWVEPEGKVDEYEVKVYQGTSYTLQSTSTTTTTIIIGLVPGAAYTATVTAISDGVHGAESDKSNPARTDPPTPTNVELLQPTDGDKSTRLNVTWKMPSSTFHVATYKIVLTSRIESNTYDVNESSFQSYLVENLTPGLTYTITVQAVSSSDVIFETFSNISLKSNAKTINPFQPSYNVSLLSNSLHITWIKPKGNIDGYILEVFGLKPIKLNSNATSYKVEGLYSSTEYSVGLYSFVNALDGELIKSDASFKTYSTLDPESLPTSFSNELSGVIPAILGVVLLIVIIFVVRRRL, via the exons ATGAGAATTTATGCCACAGTAGTTTGCATGCTGGCATGTTTGTGTATAAATTGTGCAACTGGTGTAAATG TTCCTGGTCCACCCACATTAAGCCACTCAGTTACAGATCCCACCACAATGATAAAGGTTGATTGGGTGAGGAGGAATAATGTGGTTGAACTGTATCAAGTGAGCTGGTGGCCAAGTGATGATTCTACAAACCTTAATTCCAAGAACATCTATCCCACTTCAGGAGGAGTTTCATTCAACTATGTCATTGATGGTTTGACTCCAGGACAAAGTTATTATGTGCAAGTTGCTGTGAAAACCTCAGCTGGTTTGAGATTTTCTGTTAAAGTGATGTTGCAAACAT TTTCAGTCATCGCTCCACCAACCTTAACTTCATCAGTGTCAGATCCGACAACAATGAAGAGAGTGGATTGGCAGAAACAACTTGATATTGTTGATGTTTATGTAATGAGTTGGTGGGTTAATGGACAGACTCCTCAATCCTATGAGGTCACAAACATAAAAGGACAAACCTCATATAGTTACATCATTGAGGGTTTAACTCCAGGAGAGAGTTATCTCGTTAAAGTGGAAGAAAGAAGTTCAATTGCTTCTGGATTGTCTGTTTTAGCAAAACTAAGAACAA ATCCACCAACACCTACCAATGTGGAACTCTTGCAACCAACTGATGGTGATAAATCAACTCGACTTAATGTTACTTGGAAAATGCCCAGCTCTACATTTCATGTTGCTTCATATAATATTACCTTATCGTTGTCTGCTCATCAAAGTATATCTTTTACATTTTATGCCGGTGGAAATACTCCAACCCagtatttgtttgaaaatcttACTCCTATGACAAATTATGTGGCAATTGTACAAGCTGTCAGTCCTTCAGAAGGAGTTCCTGAAACACTAAGTCAAGTTTCATCGCCATCAAATGAAAGAATCACAG CTCCTCTTCTTCCTCCAACTAACTTGAGATTGAGTGATTCGGTGTCAGATCCCACAACAATGATCAGAGTTGAATGGGACAAACCACAAGATATAGATGATGTCGATGGATATAAAATATCTTGGTTCCATGCCACTaatgaaagttttatttcacaaCATAATGTGAGCGATGATGTTCGATCTTACACCATCACTAATTTGAGTCCTGGATATAATTACTCAGTTGATGTTGAAGCTGTTTACAAAGCAGGACTTGCCTCAACCATTGATACTTGGAGGACAA CTCCAAGTAAGGCAACAAATTTGAGTCTCGTTCAAGCAAgacataacaaaacaaatcaaCTTCATCTAAAATGGGTTGAACCTGATGGAAAAGTTGATGGATATGAAGTGAAAGCTTATCAAGGAACTTCTTATACCTTGCATAGCACAAGCACAACTACAACAACAATTATTATTGGACTTGTACCAGGAGCTGCTTACACTGCAACAGTTACAGCTATAAGTGATGGAGTGCATGGTGCTGAGTCAGCCAGGTCTAATCCAGCAAGGACAG ATCCACCAACACCTACCAATGTAGAGCTCTTGCAACCAACTGATGGTGATAAATCAACTCGACTTAATGTTACTTGGAAAATGCCCAGCTCTACATTCCATGTTGCTTCATATAATATTACCTTATCATTGTCTGCTCATCGAAGTATATCTTTCACATTCAATGCCAGTGAAAATAGTCCAACTCAATATTTGGTTGAAAATCTTACTCCTATGACAAGTTATGTGGCAACTGTACAAGCTGTCAGTCCTTCAGAAGGAACTCCTGAAACACAGAGTGAAGTTTCATCGCcatcaaatgaaaaaaacacag CTCCTCTTCTTCCACCAACTAACTTGAGATTGAGTGATTCGGTGTCAGATCCCACAACAATGATCAGAGTTGAATGGGACAAACCACAAGATATAGATGATGTCGATGGATATAAAATATCTTGGTTCTATGCTTTTAATGAAAGTTTCATTTCACAACATAATGTGAGCGATGGTGTTCGATCTTACAACATCACTGATTTGAGTCCAGGATATAATTACTCAGTTGATGTTGAAGCTGTTTACAAAGCAGGGCTTGCCTCAACCATTGATACTTGGAGGACAA CTCCAAGTAAGGAAACGAATCTGAGTCTCATTCAAGCAataaatcacaaaacaaatcaaCTTCATCTAACATGGGTTGAACCTGAAGGAAAAGTTGATGAATATGAAGTGAAAGTCTATCAAGGAACTTCTTATACCTTGCAAAGCACAAGCACAACTACAACAACAATTATCATTGGACTTGTACCAGGAGCTGCTTACACTGCAACAGTTACAGCTATAAGTGATGGAGTGCATGGTGCTGAGTCCGACAAATCTAATCCAGCAAGGACAG ATCCACCAACACCTACCAATGTAGAACTCTTGCAACCAACTGATGGTGATAAATCAACTCGACTTAATGTTACTTGGAAAATGCCCAGCTCTACATTCCATGTTGCTACATATAAAATAGTTCTGACATCTCGCATCGAATCCAATACTTATGATGTGAATGAAAGCAGCTTTCAAAgttatttggtagaaaatcTTACACCTGGGTTAACTTACACGATCACTGTACAAGCTGTCAGCTCATCAGATGTTATCTTTGAAACATTCAGTAATATTTCGTTGAAGTCAAATGCTAAAACCATAA ATCCATTTCAACCATCATATAATGTGAGTTTGTTGTCAAATTCTTTGCACATCACATGGATAAAACCAAAAGGAAATATTGATGGATATATTTTGGAAGTGTTTGGtttaaaa CCCATCAAGCTCAATTCAAATGCAACATCTTACAAAGTGGAAGGTCTTTATTCCTCAACTGAGTACAGCGTAGGATTATATTCTTTTGTGAATGCTCTTGACGGAGAATTGATAAAAAGTGATGCTAGTTTTAAGACATACTCAACTTTAGACCCTG AATCACTTCCGACTTCTTTCTCCAACGAATTGAGTGGAGTCATTCCGGCGATCTTAGGTGTTGTGCTACTTATTGtcataatttttgttgtacGAAGAAGATTGTAA
- the LOC143450155 gene encoding receptor-type tyrosine-protein phosphatase beta-like, which yields MSRLSTMSIHGNVKRDERKGMRVIMTSAFDEFMKTVDADGDNKLEQEHSELADIGKDQSANAALLPENISKNRYNKNILPYDAYRVKLTPIDNVAGSDYINASFIPGYNKEKEYIASQGPLRTTNDDFWRMIWEQDSRNIVMLTQLVEESGKVKCDKYWPNDGASTTVACMQLQLVSNFKSHDWTVRVFNLTKGEETRRITQFHFTAWPDHGVPTTAKNLTIFT from the exons ATGAGTAG GTTGAGCACCATGAGCATCCATGGAAATGTCAAACGTGATGAAAGAAAGGGAATGAG AGTGATTATGACATCAGCTTTTGATGAATTTATGAAGACAGTAGATGCTGACGGAGACAACAAACTGGAACAGGAACATTCT GAACTTGCTGATATTGGTAAAGATCAATCAGCAAACGCTGCGTTGCTTCCTGAGAATATCTCTAAGAACagatacaacaaaaatattttgccct ATGATGCATATCGAGTTAAACTCACACCTATTGATAATGTGGCTGGTTCAGATTACATCAATGCGAGTTTTATTCCA ggCTACAACAAAGAGAAAGAATACATCGCAAGTCAAGGTCCACTTCGAACCACAAATGATGATTTTTGGAGAATGATCTGGGAACAAGACTCAAGAAACATCGTCATGCTAACACAGCTTGTTGAAG AGAGTGGAAAGGTGAAATGTGACAAGTATTGGCCAAATGATGGAGCTTCTACCACTGTTGCTTGCATGCAACTTCAGCTGGTCTCAAATTTTAAATCTCATGACTGGACTGTTCGTGTTTTTAATCTAACAAAG GGAGAAGAAACACGACGCATCACTCAGTTTCACTTCACAGCGTGGCCAGATCACGGCGTCCCAACCACAGCAAAAAATCTCACTATTTTTACTTGA